A stretch of Lactuca sativa cultivar Salinas chromosome 6, Lsat_Salinas_v11, whole genome shotgun sequence DNA encodes these proteins:
- the LOC111899327 gene encoding bZIP transcription factor 16-like isoform X2, translating to MLILAGEESQNGNNMHGCQNGGPNHSMAIVPISGPGSVVGGPSTGTNLNIGGMLAAAGSRETIQPQIWLQDERELKRQRRKQSNRESARRSRLRKQVLRNRFPFRKK from the exons atgttaatattggcAGGTGAAGAATCTCAGAATGGAAACAATATGCATGGTTGTCAAAATGGAGGGCCAAATCATTCAATGGCGATTGTGCCAATATCAGGTCCAGGAAGTGTTGTAGGTGGTCCCAGCACAGGCACAAATTTAAATATTG GGGGAATGCTTGCTGCTGCTGGCTCAAGGGAAACCATTCAGCCACAGATCTGGCTACAG GATGAAAGGGAGCTAAAGAGGCAGAGAAGGAAGCAATCCAATAGGGAATCTGCTCGCAGATCCAGATTACGCAAACAGGTACTAAGAAACCGTTTCCCTTTCAGAAAGAAATAG
- the LOC111899327 gene encoding bZIP transcription factor 16-like isoform X1, whose protein sequence is MLILAGEESQNGNNMHGCQNGGPNHSMAIVPISGPGSVVGGPSTGTNLNIVSGGMLAAAGSRETIQPQIWLQDERELKRQRRKQSNRESARRSRLRKQVLRNRFPFRKK, encoded by the exons atgttaatattggcAGGTGAAGAATCTCAGAATGGAAACAATATGCATGGTTGTCAAAATGGAGGGCCAAATCATTCAATGGCGATTGTGCCAATATCAGGTCCAGGAAGTGTTGTAGGTGGTCCCAGCACAGGCACAAATTTAAATATTG TTTCAGGGGGAATGCTTGCTGCTGCTGGCTCAAGGGAAACCATTCAGCCACAGATCTGGCTACAG GATGAAAGGGAGCTAAAGAGGCAGAGAAGGAAGCAATCCAATAGGGAATCTGCTCGCAGATCCAGATTACGCAAACAGGTACTAAGAAACCGTTTCCCTTTCAGAAAGAAATAG